The window GTCCTTCAAAGCTGGAGACTTCCCTACTCTAAACTGACTCACTACCTCTTTTGCCACCAGATAGATAAAATAGCAATGACATAAAGGTTTACAGGAAAGCTAGGGGTGTAGTCCAGTGGTCAAGCACTCTGCTAGCCTGTGCAAGGCTTTCACTTCAGGCACTAAaagataagcaaataaataaatggcagaaTATGCCATTCAAAATTGTCTAATGTGTGAAGCTATACAAGTAAATATAAATCAGTTTAAAAAACATTACTGGCTCTCTGTTCACCCTTTTCTCCCAGTTAACTGAGCACAGTGCTCGGCTAGGACTTTAGCATCTGGGATTCCGAATTTAGTTTCTACCCTTGTGCAGGCTGTGTGGTTCCAAGGTGAACTCTGGAAACAGCAAAAAGTCAGCTCACAAGACAAGGCAGGTTTGAATGACTTAACCAGCATAAAATGTTCCTCGTCACTCTGTCTTTTCTCAAAAAAGAGCTGAAAGGCAATAGAATCCCAAATGGAGCATTCAGTCTCCTTTGCAAAGTGATCTGCTGAGACCCTGAGATAGAGATGGGCCAAAGATACAGGTCAACTGAAGTAATGGGGGGCTCTGGAGGAAAGAGGTAAGAAGGCTGGTAATTTCCAGAGCCATAGAAGTATGGGTCTCCCTTGAATAAACTAACTGGATACAATAACCGTGATGTATCAGGATCTCCCTGATTTGTGTCATGATCTAGGATGGTTTGATGGAGGTGTCATGTGAAATTTACAGCTGCATCAAGGCTTTTTCTTCCCTGGCAAAGTGAAGCTTCCAAAACTGAGTTTACTGTTGAAGTAAGTCAACTCCAAGTATTAAGAGGGCAGAGATAATAGCTGCGCACTCCTTCATTACACCTGCCTTGTGTGTGCTCTGCTGGGGCCCTGAGACTCACACAAGAACTTACCTGCTCATTAAAACACAGAGGGATCACATTAAGTCACACTACTGCTATAGCAACTACAGGCTGGACCTCTATGGTCATCCCCAAGGTCATCTTTGAGCGAATCAGCAAAGGCTGCCTTCAGTCCCTCTCTTCCATGGACTTCAGTGATCTAAAGAAAAtcctctctgggctggagagatggcttagtggttaatagcactgactgctcttccagaggtcctgaattcaattcccagcaaccacatggtagctcacaaccatctgcagtggggtctgatgccctcttctgatgtgtctgaagagagcaatggtgtacttatacattaaataaataaatttagaaaagaaaaagaaaaggaaatcttgTCCTCACTCAGCAGCTAGCCTCTGAGGTAGATATGAAATGGTGAGTAAGCACCATCTTCCTTCTCTATTCCTAAACTATCTGTCATTAATATTAGTAATAacttatgggaaaaaaaataaaaccagtcaCCTCCAGGAATGCAAATGATGTGGACTCAGTTTACAGAGTACCCAGTTAGCCTCAGGgctagtttcctttctgtctaAAGATGGAATTAAATGTTTATTCTAAATGTGTTATTCGAAATGTACAGACTTTGCCCAGATGCAGCTTATATTCATTCTGTGCTCTGTTCTCTAGTCTGGCCATTGCACCTCAATGAAAGGGAGGGCCAAGCAAACCTCTGAGCTTATGAACTAGGATTTCCTCATGCCTGAAACCTTTCTGTTGAAGCTCCATTCAACACCCTCAGAAGGGCCTGAATAAGACCGGCTTTGAAGCTTGAAGCTCAGTTTGACCTGTGGCCCAAAGTAGAGATTTTAGTATCAACGCTCCAACATTCTCTCCTGATTAAAAAGGAACAACAAAATTCTAAACACAAcctgaaggaaatgaaaatacaaagtatCTCCAGTAAAGCTCAACCACAAGGGGAAACCAGAATGCAAAAGGTTAGGAGATAACTGGTCACCAGTATGTCTGGACCAGAAGACAAATGAACATAAAGAtaaagacacacactcacatacttagACAAACTATTTAGTCCAGAAGTCACCAacctctaatttcttttttattaaggtTACATCCAGAGTGGAAGAGTTCCCAGGAATGATTACCATGGACACACAAGGGTTAGCCACGGAATTAATTTTGATGGAAGAATAATTAACATCTCCTCCATACATTCTAAACACAACAAATGGCCATTTTACAAATTTGTTGCTTGTGCAGGTCACACAAAAATCAACTCTATTGACATGTAAAGGATAGCTAATTTGGTAACTGTTTATCCATCTGGTCTTGTAGGATTCTGCATGTACTGTCAAGTTTCTCGATGTTAATTTTCTAATGagcaattttgttttcaaatgccCAAGGCCAGTTGCTCAGTCCAAACATaaacttagtttaaaaaaaaagttccaaacCAGCAAGGACATTTAAACAGCATCCATCAGGACTCCAGTGTACATTATATCTCCCATTATTTGAAGGTTTTGCTCTCAAGTACTTACTagctctgtatgtatgtgtgatgatTCCCAGTGTGTTGAAAAATACTCACTTCATATAGAAGGCTTTCTCCCATGTATTCAGCTTAGTCTAGTAAGGTATTTTCATCTTGCATGTTTTGAACTgcataactctttttaaaaaggttttcagTTCAAAAGAACCATAGTGAAACATGCCCTGTTAGAATACAGTACACAGTTGGTAGTCCTGTGTATAAAGGCATGGGTGCATCTCCAGTAAAAACATTTGGAAGTGAAAAACCTCAATTTTATCCATTCCAGAAATGACTTATCAATGTCCTCAGTCTCATCTTCTCCAAATGAAATGTGATTTACAGAgctgaagaaaaataatagtCACTTTCTAGGCTAATGGACTTATTCacatttgtaatatttattttacatttgtaaaatgttACAATCTTACATTTTAACATTACTAACATTTGTAACAGAAGTATCTGAAACCATGCTGCCTGGAAGAGTGAAGAATTTCAGAGAACGGTCTTCTATGAGGGTGGGGGCATTCGTATTCTAGCAATTACACAAGTATGTGTATGGACAAGAGAAATTACAGGAAGAGGGCAGCCTAATGGAGCCAGCTGTAGATACTTCTGGCTAAAGTCACTGAAAACCAAACATGCTTGGAAACAGATACACTTTTTCTGTTTGGTGTGGttatgtttctttatatattaaaccAGGCACAAGTCTTACCATTCCTTTTGTCcacaataaatcttttaaagtgaAGAGACCAGGATGAGACCATTCCTACCTATTCATTCAAGTGGAATCGTTACACAGGAACATCAAGAAGATAATCCACCTTCCTTCTTATATTAACTTTCAGATCATGTATTTATGGCAAGTTTTGAAGATGCCTTAACTTATATTGTGATAAGGCATTGTCGGAGTGATCACATCTTATTCTAAATATCTGATGATACCTACCAAGACCCTTCTATACTGCCcctgagaacacaggtaaataagtgtcacaaaaacataacaaagaatcttctgggttaaaaaaaaaaaaatcctattttagttcatttataaatagaagaaagagaaagcattcaTATTAGGaataccattattattattattattattattattattattattattaattatgtattGTTACTTAAGCAACAATGTTATTTAGAGACAACTGAAGGATAATGGTTAAACATTCACTATAAATCTCATCTCTAAAAGGTACTTAATCCAAAAGTTAAAGAAACCTGCTCTTTCAACTCTGTTCAACCCTGTTAAAATAGCCAGAAGTAATAATTACATCCTAACTGGCCTTTCTACATCACTAGTGTCTATAACAGGAATGGACCAACTGAGAAGCATCCCATATAATGTGGTTTGTGCTACCCCTGCCCCCTCAACATAGGAAAATACACACAGGAGATTAATTTCCCCAAAGATGAGCACAGAGTCTTTTTAAACAAATGCTGTATATTTCAGTCTATTGAGAAGGTATGTGGggatttatttctaattttgaacCATTGCTTTCTATTACAACACAAATACTTACAAATAAGATGCAATTTATTCTCAAATTTTTATAACGCCAAAAAGTGACATATAGTCTTCATCCTGTCTCTCTATAGGCATTTACTGTAAGGTAATTCCTCCTTGCTATCACACAAGACCaacatgaaatgattttaaaagttcaatttaaagtctcttttaaaaaaaaataattgtcacacTTGATTGGATTCTATCACATtcccccaccaccaaaaaaaaatgcataaagcaaatattcatttttaaaacttaaacttGTCTGAGAGCACAACAGTTTGGGGAAAAGTATGAATCTGACCCAAATAGTATACTTTATCACCACATTTAAAGCTATAAAATTCATGAAACTCTTCTCAGTAACCCATaattggatttctttttaattagcatCTATTTGGCAAGTACTTAACATCAACAGGGGGATAGCTTCTAGTCAGCGGGTAAATAAGCAATGAATAAATTAATCTCAATTATTTTTCCCCCAGAGGAAACTGCAGGAATATCACCACCTGTCAAAATCTCTAGCTTTGATTTATTCTCAACTCGTTCACCATGGGTGTAAATATCAACAATATCATTTCCACCCTCCCCTCTAATCCCACCTATCCCTTTCCCCATTCTCCCCTACCCCTTAAAGGTTTATACTATTTGATGGCTTTTTGTTTGCTAAAACACTGTCTCTTCAAGAAGCTTTTAAGCTAAGCCTCAGCACAGGAGGTTAAGACCCAGCTaacaaatacaggagaaaatGTCTTGGGTTACCCAGctaaaaccaaccccccccccccttagatTGGAGATTTAGAACGGGAAAGTTCCATGGAAGTCATTGATAACACTGGAAGAGCTTGACATGAAAAGTCTCACCTTCTGGGCTGCTTTAGAGGGACTCTTGTTTTTGCTGCCTTTGGGTCTTCCTCTGGGTCTCTTAGGAGAGGGCTCACAGGTTGGCTCCTGATTGTAAAGCAGAAAGAGAAGCTGTTGTGGCTCGACTGGCTGGGAGTTAATGGGTTAGCGCATAGTAGGATGATGGAGGTACAGCCTTGACAAAAGGGGACTTAGAGCCCGTAGTTGGAACCCCAGCGTTCAAGGAGGAAGCTACTTGACATGTGAAAACTGGATTATATCTCAAAACCAAAGGGATGTCAAACCCCAGGGAAAGTTGCACGTTCTAAAAAAGCATATGTTTTTAAAGGTACAAAGTAGAGTCTACAGGGCTATGCCCTCGGCAACTCAcagaaataataaacattttatatgacTGCCACTTCGtatttcaaacaacaaaaatagtcatAAATAGCTGGAAAgatagaagacaaaaagaaaaaaaaagcgtGGCCTGCAGTCACCTCCATGTGTCTGTGTTCCAGGTGGTTTGGGATTCAACCCACACATTCTGAGTGAAATATTGGAGCGATTATCCGAACTCTTCAGCTCAGAATAATTCCACACTCtctaaaatttccaaataattatGGTAAATCTGAGGTGGGAGGTTTTGCTTGAATTATCTAGATAATTGCTTCAATTCTCTACTTCCTTTTGGAGAGACGGGCACGGTCTCCAGTCgaaatttaaatatctttttacaaaaataaacatgttgtcctcaaaacttttttatttaaaaaaactcttGGGCGGAGGGGGTGGGCTGGAAAGAAAAATGGGGTAGTGGGGAGAAAAATCTAAGTAGCTGGAAAGAGAAATTGAAACAGCCACAAGGTCACCAGGTATATTAACGTCTTACTTTATTGGGTGCTAGGCTAAGTAGCCAATACTCAAGCAGTTAAGAAAATGCGATAGATTCGCGGGGGACGCTGAACGTCTCTTCGGTGAATCATCTACTCTTGTTCCATTCAGATTGGGTGCTTAAATGAGACTAATTACAACTGAGGAGCGTTCTCAATGGAAGTTCGTAAGCTAgggagcgggggagggggagagcgGAGGGGAGTGCTTAGAAACTTCCATCGGATACTAGCGCCAGTGGGCACTTAGAGCAAACACATcggaaacacatttttctttgtgaACTCGGCCTCAACTCAAAGGTAAAAACTCCCAGGCACCTCCGGATCCCATTGCGTTTGCCTTTAgactttgggggaggggtgcgATTAGTAAAATTCAGAAAACCTGGGTGGCTGGTGTGAAGCAAGAGGGTAGAGCGGAGACTTCCTGGGAGGTGTAAAACAGAATCCAAATGCACTGTAAAGTGTCGCTAAGGGCAGAGCGGGAAAACTCGGAGGCCTATAGATTAGTTTGTTTCCTTTGATGATTTCCAAAAGGTACACTCCTCGTTTTTCTAAAATACACCAGCAAACATTCTTCGATTTCCGACCTAGCTCTTCTGGGACAATTTAGGACTTTAGAATTATTTTCTAATCCGCCTATTGGCCCGAGGGAAGCGatttaaagcaaaagaagaaatgagaagtttttggattttttgtttgttttgttttgtttttgtttgtcttttctttttttaaaggccgGGAAGGGAGTTAAACTGTTCTCAATAGACGCGTCCCTAAGATTGGAAATTGCTGCGGACGCCCCAACCCCCGCCTGCCCGCCCGCCCCGGGCCCTGGGCGCTGCGCACAGCTCTGCAATAGCTGGCTGCACGCTTAATTGGTTGCATCCGCAGACAAAACCCTCCATTCCGCGGGGTCCTGGGTGCCCCTCGACCGTcccttcccagcccccagccaCTCGCCCAAGAGGACGCTAAAACTTGGGCTGCTCAGAGGCGCGGGATCAAGGAGCCAAAGGGAGACCCGGCTCCTGGCCGGGAAGCGACCCTGGCTACCGTGCACTTTCCTTCCCAAGCTCCCTGGGCGAAGCGCGTTTCCCGGGCCCGCGGGGGGCCTGGGATCCCCCGGGCTCCTTTCCCCGCTAGCCCGGGCGGCTGCAGCAGCTCGGCGGGCATTTAAAGATCCTCCGGAGGCAGTCGGCTACGCACGCGTTCTTTGTCGGGAGGGCGCGAGCCTTGGGCCATGGAGTATGGGGAGGGCACCGAGGGGGCGGCCGCCGCGCACCAGCCTCCAGCGGGAAGGCGGCCCGGAGAAGCTGGGGAAGCCGCGGGTCTCAGAGCCTCGGACTCGCCGAGTCCTTAGCCTCCTGAACGCCCCAGTTCACCCGTCGCCAAAGCGACTGACAAAGCGACGCTTTTAATCTGCGGGACTCCAGAGGCTCGCtgtcccccccacccacccacccctagcCACGCCGCGCCGCTCCGGTGCTGCGCACAATAGCGAAAAGTCCGGGTTCACGCCTCGCGCGACCCCACCTCCCGCCCCGGTGGCTGCGGCGAGCCGCGGGACTCCCAGCTCCCGGAGCCGTGGGGCGCGGGGACCCGGGGAGACTGCGCCGCGCACTCGCCAGGGGGACTCGATCTCCCGCCCACCTCCACCCGGGTGGCCGGCGGGCTAGCTTGCGCCGCCGTGGCCGCTGAGCTCCCGCGCTCCGGTCGCCCGGCGTGTCGCGGGGCCCCGGGGGCAGAGGCGTCGCGGGTGGGCTGAGTGGCCCCTCCGCGCCGGCGTACTGACTTGCTGCTGCTTCCTGGGTCGGCCGCGTCCTCGCTTCTGTGGCGCCGGGGCGGCAGGTTGTCCCTGGGCTGATGTGGACGGCTGCCCGGCGCCCTCACCGCGTGCGCTCATCCTGCCTCCTGCCGCCGCTACCGCTGCCTCCGCCTGTACCGCCGCTGCAGCCGCTTGGCCTCCGCCGCCCCGGATCCGCCCAGCACCTTTTGGAAGACGGGAtggagagagctggagagggCAGGAGCGGCGAGAGAGGGCGAGCTGGAGTGCGCCGGGAGCTGCTGCTGCTTAGGCTGCCGCCGCTGCCACCATCAACACCGGACGTCCAGCGGCTgccaaaaagagagaggggaggaggaagagaggaggaggaggagggaaggaggaggcgcTGCGGGCGgtgggtggtggaggtggaggtggaggtagcGAGAGGAGGCGGGAAGCGAGGGAGAGGCAGAGTTGGAGGCGGAGAGGGTTCCTCTCTCCGCTAAGGCTCTGGAGTTGCGGGTACTGGGACGCTCGGCAGCGGCTTGGAAAGGGAAGAGACTTGGAGTGAATTGTGTCCCTTGAAATATTAGGCGGGGAAAgaattcctcctcctctcccccaccccagagggggaaagagagggagcgggagggagggaaagaaggagggaaggagagacagagacgcagagagggacagagacagaaacacacacacacagaagatagacagggagacagagacaaagagagacagaacgggacagagacagagactgacttGTGAGGTCAGAAAGCAAGGAGAGAGTGGAAGGTTCTGCCAAGATCCGGTAGGGCGCCTAGCTCAGCTCTAGCAACGAACGGAGCAGTGGGTGGCACCGCGCCTCCTCGGGTGGCGGGGtcaggcggcggcggcggtggcggcggcggcggcggcggcggcaccGCCGAGACTCAGGGACAAGCTGCTGGCCTCTGCGTTCTGTACCCGGAGCCCAAATTTTGCCCGGGCTGCAAGTTTTCAGAGTACCTGCCCGGGATTCAAGAGGGatgagagcgtgtgtgtgtgtgtgtgtgtgtgtgtgtgtatacacgcgTGCTCACACNNNNNNNNNNNNNNNNNNNNNNNNNNNNNNNNNNNNNNNNNNNNCTCTGATTGTGGGCGGATAAAGGGGAGGGGGCTGCAGGAGAAGCAATAGGAGGGGGCAGGCCAAGCGGACCGCCGAGCCGAGGCGCCTGGCCGCAGGCCAGAGGCAGCATTCGAAACACAACTGCCTCGAAGGCGGCGGCGCCCGGGTGCCACCCGGAGCCCCGGCTCATGTGCTCCCGCCAGCAGTGGGGTTAAAGAGACAGGGCCTAGGCTCCCCAGTCGGATCGCCGCCGGAGGCCACCCCTGGGCGGTTGTCCCAGGAAGGCGAGAGAAAATAACTATCTCAGAGTCACCCTAGGGAGCTTTGCCTCTACCTGCGCTTCCACTGAGCTATGCCCGAAGTTTCCGGAAGCATTCAGGGTCAACCGCCGCTGTCTACTATTTCAGCCCCGGGGAAAGGGCGGCCAAGGAGTCAGagcgccccaccccccaccccgctctGCTCCACTGAGAAATGCCCTCACCCCAGAGCGCACAGGCCAGTGCACAAACACAGCGTGCACAAAGATACACGCGCCCACGCGTGTGATCGCAGACATGCTTGCACACAGATgcacgtgcgtgcgcgcgcgcacactcactcacacacacacacacacacacacacacacacacacttcactggTAAACACGCAGGCAAACCAACCCATGCTTACGCACACACTTCCAGGCACCCCATGGAGCCAGCAAGCACACTCTTGCACACTATACATAGGAACACCAAGTGTGCCAGCTTCTTCATCGAGCTTTTCCCCGCTCCGGGACTGACTACTGGAGCAGGCACTGCACACCCATGTTCGGACGCCCATAATGTATAAGAGATATTACAGATTTCCTACCCCTCCACCGCACCGATTGCCTAGCTCTTCCTGAACTTTACCTTCAGTTTAACCTTCTCCCTCAGAATTCCTTTCTGCCAAGTCCTAATTTTATAGCTTGGGCTGTTTCTAAGTTATGTGAACACCATCGTGGCCACAGTCGGGCTTTGAAAGGCGTAGAACGTTCTAAAAGGTACCTCTTTTTCATCCTTGAATAACACAAAActgaaaggggagaaagaaaaagaaaatcttagggTCAGATTTTCACACACCGCACCCAAATTGTGTTGGACTGGCTccagaataaaaatattcatccagtgaagttttttttttcttacaaagatACAGACCACCGTGGAATAAAAACGCCTTCTTTATAGCCCTAAAGCCGGGATCTAGGCTCTGTCGGGTTCTGCTGTACTTGAGGCACATGTCAATGTCTGCTTGGGCGCGACAGTGCTGATGGGTCAGCGTTGCCGTTTTAAATCCATTTCCAGCTGCACTTTGCAAAGTCGGGACACTTCTCTGTACTGTTGAGTTCTCTGCAGGAACCCAGagctgggtctgggtctgggaaCACTTAGCTCTGGTGGAGAGGAAGAGCCCCCCAAACCTCCAGATGGAGCCCAGCAACTGAATGCCGAGGGAGGGGGGGTCTAACAGGAACCAAAGGTTTTGTCAGGGCTTGGCTGAAAGATGGTATCTTCATCAAAGGGACTGAAATTGCACCTTCTCACAAGTGCACGGACATTTCCTAACTGAGGAATTTCCAcgtttcctctctctgtgtgtttacgtgtgtgtgtgtgtgtgtgagtgtgtgtgatcgCACACTTACGCTTTGATGAGTGCATTTTACACACGTGGATAATATGGACttctggtttgattgattcttgtTTGGTTACGTACGATTGGCCAGAAGGACAGGCAAAGTTCTAGGGGACTGATTTAAGTAAAAATCACCCAGGATTTCAGAAAGCTAATTTTATGCTGAGAATCACATTATCTccctggatttttgtttgtttaaggtaCAAATGCTAGCAGCTGGAGATTCCAaccctgggtggggtggggtggcagtgAAGAGATTTGaactgttgttgttgtgtgtatgtgtctgtgtgttgatttggggggttttggttggttggtcagttgtgtgtgtggtttttattaatttgttttttgttttgtttgtttgcattaaCCAAGAATCTAAGAGAAGCACATAAAAACTGGGAAATCCAGTCACTTCTTTTTCATTCCATTTTGTTCTCAGATTTGAGTCCTTTTGAGTTTATATAGACCAGGATAGAAACaaatttttcctttgactttATCTAGCTAGCTGTATACATTTTTATCCTTTGATGCCTACAATCCTTTCAAGTTACTGTATACTTCTCTTTATGCAGGTAAAACATaaaactttgtttcatttttttaaattatcgaGATTTTTATTATTGAGGTGCTGTCTTTCTGTGCCAGCCTGTCAGTTAAGCTCAATGCTTATAGTTTTTgtcttaagaaaacatttttttcttgttcacaTTTGAGAAGTTTAATTCCCCAAATTTAGGTTTCTTGATCATTCATtcacttctctctccatcttcctctgtggTTACCATGCATCCCAGGCTGAGCTTTTCTACATTAAATCACTCCTTTCCTCCTTCACCTGTAATCAAATCAAGCATCACCACATTGGACGCCTTCCACACGCTTTCTACTGATCTGGGACCAGGATTTCGACTGATGCTTAATTTATCTCAGGTAAATGCATTAGTGGCTGCTGAAATACAATGAGAGGACTCAGAGCACAGTTTAAAACCATAAATGAGATAACAGAGAGAAGTCGGGGCCAGGTGCTTCTCATTTAACTATTTGCACAAATAGTTTTGCTCTAAGACCTGCTGCCCCATGCTTTACAAATTGGGGtacacctggcagtggtggcacatcacTCAGAGGTGattctaacactcaggaggcaggcataGGCACATCttttcaagttccaggccagcctggtcgataGAGCAAGCAAGCTCCcagacagccaagtctacagagaaagcctgtcttggggagaggtggggagaaatgaaacaaacaaacaacaacaacaaaagcagaaagaaatttCGGTGCTGAAAATTCATAATGACTGCTATGATATAACAGGCAGAATCATTCTTATTTTAGTGATACACTTGATACATCCTAAGTTTACAGACAGTGCTTGCTGATAGTGAGTCACAATGAGACACTTTTCAACACAACTGATCTGGGATGTCTTTTAACCTTATCTTGACAACCTGTGTGACATTTTGTACCCTCCACTTTTCTCATGATTATATGGAAATTGCACCTATAGTCCCTGAAGACAGATATGAAAGTGAGGCATGTCCACTGCctcatctctgtttctgtcttgctCATGTTGTCTAGATGTTATTTGGTTCATAGCAAACTTTTAGTCATC is drawn from Mastomys coucha isolate ucsf_1 unplaced genomic scaffold, UCSF_Mcou_1 pScaffold4, whole genome shotgun sequence and contains these coding sequences:
- the Hmga2 gene encoding high mobility group protein HMGI-C isoform X3; protein product: MSARGEGAGQPSTSAQGQPAAPAPQKRGRGRPRKQQQEPTCEPSPKRPRGRPKGSKNKSPSKAAQKKAETIGEKRPRGRPRKWVLVMSALL
- the Hmga2 gene encoding high mobility group protein HMGI-C isoform X2, producing the protein MSARGEGAGQPSTSAQGQPAAPAPQKRGRGRPRKQQQEPTCEPSPKRPRGRPKGSKNKSPSKAAQKKAETIGEKRPRGRPRKWPQQVVQKKPAQETEETSSQESAEED
- the Hmga2 gene encoding high mobility group protein HMGI-C isoform X4; this encodes MSARGEGAGQPSTSAQGQPAAPAPQKRGRGRPRKQQQEPTCEPSPKRPRGRPKGSKNKSPSKAAQKKAETIGEKRPRGRPRKWLWGTA
- the Hmga2 gene encoding high mobility group protein HMGI-C isoform X1, which produces MSARGEGAGQPSTSAQGQPAAPAPQKRGRGRPRKQQQEPTCEPSPKRPRGRPKGSKNKSPSKAAQKKAETIGEKRPRGRPRKWCAEHGVYHEKHLRNKCVQVLGLCLQDRAVGFWCQVC